From the genome of Paraburkholderia flava, one region includes:
- a CDS encoding cupin domain-containing protein, translated as MVSTLEKKDPALVLGSKIRALRHRLKRTLDDTASAAGISKPFLSQVERGLASPSITSLAGIAHALGVTVQYFVDTPSEERSVCRGDQLKFFGFADSANLFARMTNLSGGRQLEAILVKMPPGQKRSEVTTHAGEEFLYVIAGEVSLTLEGKTFVLHAGDSAHYESTVPHSWANTARVESVVVWVGTPRLF; from the coding sequence ATGGTCTCGACACTCGAAAAAAAGGATCCCGCTCTTGTGCTGGGCAGCAAGATTCGCGCACTAAGGCATCGACTGAAGCGCACGCTCGACGACACGGCGAGCGCGGCGGGCATCTCGAAGCCGTTCCTGTCGCAAGTCGAACGCGGCCTTGCGTCGCCCTCCATCACGTCGCTGGCGGGCATCGCGCACGCGCTCGGCGTGACCGTGCAGTATTTCGTCGATACGCCGAGCGAGGAGCGCTCGGTCTGTCGCGGCGATCAGTTGAAGTTTTTCGGGTTTGCGGATTCCGCGAACCTGTTTGCCCGGATGACCAATCTTTCCGGAGGCCGCCAGCTGGAGGCGATCCTCGTGAAGATGCCGCCGGGCCAGAAGCGGTCGGAAGTCACGACGCATGCGGGCGAAGAGTTTCTCTACGTGATCGCAGGCGAAGTGTCGCTGACGCTGGAAGGCAAGACGTTCGTGCTGCACGCCGGAGACAGCGCGCACTACGAATCGACGGTGCCGCATAGCTGGGCCAATACGGCCCGTGTGGAATCGGTTGTCGTCTGGGTAGGTACACCGAGACTGTTTTAG